Within the Gorilla gorilla gorilla isolate KB3781 chromosome 15, NHGRI_mGorGor1-v2.1_pri, whole genome shotgun sequence genome, the region GGCGGCCGAGGCGCCGGCGCAAGCCCCAGCCACACAGCGGGTCggtcctggccctgcccttgaggcCCAGGAAGATACGAAAGCAGCTGCGAAGTGTTGTATCCCGCATGGCAGCGCTGAGGACGCAGACGCTGCCTAGCGAGGACTCGGAGGACTCGAGGGTGGAGTCGACGGCCGACGACCTGGGGGACGCGCTACCCGGTGGGGCGGCGGTGGCGGCCGTCCCGGACGCAGCCCGGCGAGAGCCATACGGCCACCTGGGGCCCGCAGAGCTGCTGGAGGCCTCGCCCGCCGCGCGCTCCCTGCAGACCCCGCCGGCGCGCCTGGTGCCCGCTTCCGCGCCGCCCGCGCGCCTGGTGGAGGTGCCCGCCGCGCCGGTCCGGGTGGTGGAGACCTCGGCCCTGCTGTGCACCGCGCAACACTTAGCGGCCGTCCAGTCGTCCGGGGCCCCTGCGACGGCGTCGGGGCCGCAGGTGGATAACACGGGTGGGGAGCCGGCCTGGGACTCCCCGCTGCGGCGCGTCTTGGCCGAGCTGAACCGCATCCCCAGCAGCCGGCGGCGAGCGGCCCGCCTCTTTGAGTGGCTCATCGCGCCCATGCCGCCAGATCACTTCTACCGGCGCCTATGGGAGCGCGAGGCGGTGCTGGTGCGGCGGCAGGACCACACCTACTACCAGGGACTTTTCTCTACCGCCGACCTGGATTCGATGCTGCGCAACGAGGAGGTGCAGTTCGGCCAGCATTTGGACGCCGCTCGCTACATCAACGGACGACGCGAGACCCTGAACCCACCCGGCCGCGCGCTGCCCGCCGCCGCGTGGTCCCTGTACCAGGCCGGCTGCTCCCTGCGCCTCCTCTGTCCGCAGGCTTTCTCTACCACTGTGTGGCAGTTTTTGGCTGTGCTtcaagagcagtttggaagcatgGCAGGCTCCAACGTTTACCTCACGCCCCCTAACTCGCAGGGCTTTGCCCCCCACTACGACGACATCGAGGCCTTCGTGCTGCAGCTGGAAGGTAGGAAACTCTGGCGTGTATACCGACCCCGAGTCCCAACTGAGGAACTGGCTCTGACATCCAGCCCCAACTTGAGTCAGGACGACCTCGGTGAGCCGGTGCTGCAGACCGTGCTGGAACCTGGAGATTTGCTGTATTTTCCTCGGGGCTTCATTCACCAAGCTGAATGCCAGGATGGAGTCCACTCTCTGCACCTCACCTTGTCCACGTACCAGCGCAATACCTGGGGTGACTTCTTAGAGGCCATACTGCCTCTGGCAGTGCAGGCTGCAATGGAAGAAAATGTGGAGTTTCGGAGGGGTCTGCCCCGAGACTTCATGGATTACATGGGGGCCCAGCATTCAGATTCTAAGGATCCGCGAAGAACCGCTTTCATGGAGAAGGTGCGGGTCTTGGTTGCCCGCCTGGGACACTTTGCTCCTGTTGATGCTGTGGCCGACCAGCGAGCCAAAGACTTCATTCACGATTCTCTGCCCCCTGTTTTGACTGATAGGGAGAGGGCACTAAGTGTTTACGGGCTTCCAATTCGCTGGGAAGCTGGAGAACCTGTAAACGTGGGGGCCCAGTTGACAACAGAAACAGAAGTCCATATGCTTCAGGATGGGATAGCTCGGCTGGTGGGTGAGGGGGGCCATTTGTTTCTCTATTACACAGTGGAAAACTCCCGTGTGTATCATCTGGAAGAACCCAAGTGCTTGGAAATATACCCCCAGCAAGCTGATGCCATGGAACTGTTGCTTCGTTCTTATCCAGAGTTTGTGAGAGTGGGGGACCTGCCCTGTGACAGTGTGGAGGACCAGCTTTCCTTGGCAACCATGTTGTATGATAAGGGGCTGCTGCTCACTAAGATGCCTCTAGCCCTAAATTAGTTTCTTGTTGATTGCTGGAAACAATGCAGTAGTGATTCTCCGCTGCCactgctacctttttttttttttttcttaaactcacGTTCTTACCTTGATAACCATCAGTGTGCTCACATTTACCTTTATCACTGCTTCAGTGTCACAAACCTCGGAAGGTCTTCTAGGAAGAACCATCTCATCTAGGTacaaaaggcaaaggagaagttggaggtggaaaaaaaaaccttgatcCGTGATCATTTCAGAGCACCAACTTCATCACCTTCAGGCTTCAGTGTACTGGGTAGCACTGACCATGTCATTCTGCTTGAGACAGACATTagattttttttggaatttggatCTTTCATCTGAGTTCTTTTTCATCAGTTTGGGGGGCGGGTCGGGGTCAGTATCCTGTTTGTTATTGTTAAATTTGTATGAACCTTAGAAAAGTTATTAAAGTGCCAAAGAATGTTTCCCTTTCCTAAGGCTAGATTATTATGTGGGATGGTTCGAAGAAATGCAGGAGCGGGAGGAAGATAGGGAAAATCTATAGTGGCTGAAGTGAAAAGCAACCTGGGGTGGTTGTAGCATGTACAAGGAGCATGTTAATCAACCTCTTAAGGAAGAGAatctcaggctgggtgcggtactcatgcctgtaatcccagcactttgggaggccgaggcgggtggatcacctgaggtcagcagtttgagaccagcctggccaacatggcaaaaccccatctctagtgagaatacaaaaactagccaggcatagtggcgcgtgcctgtaatcccagctattagggggactgaggcaggaggtatcacttgaacctgggaggtggaggttacagtgagctgagatcatgccactgcattccagcctgggcaacagagcgagactccgtctcaaaaacaaaaacaaaaacaaaaaagaatcttATCTGATTGGGACCAGTTCACTAACTTTGGGGATAATTTATGCTATTTAATTATGCAACCCAATTCtagtagaaaaattattttctaccaGCTTGTTCAGTTTTAAGAGCATGGTATGTTTTTGCTCACTGTTTGCTTACATCCATGGCTGGCACTGCTGTCACAGGGGCAGCATGTCACCTAGTTGTGCCTTCATAGACCTTAGGCAACCAACTTGTAGCAAGCTGGCCATGAAGGAAGGCTACTGTTCAAGTTACTTTCCACTCTCATTTTTATTCTGGCAGTTGGAAGAAACGTCCCCAAATCTGACAAGTGAATATTCTCATGGTTGGTGGAAAAGTGCCTGATGTACcagaaagagcactggacttGGAACCAGAAGACCTGGGTTTGGGGTGGTAGCTGGTAGGCAGCTGGCTGAGTGACCTGAGGCTGATGCTACGCTCAGGCACACAGATTTTGTAAGTATATTTTGGTACAGTTTGATTTCTGCACCCTCATCATTTAGGTTGCGTCTGGGACTCTTAAGAGTCTGTCACCATAATGGAtagttttctgttatttaaggTTGAGAACTttacaaattcttttttaaaaagttacaaaagcATAGACATACACTAAGTAAAAATGATAGTTCTCCCTCCAACCCCACTTTCCAGAGACAAgcactattttttgtttgtttgtttttttgtttgagacagggtcccactctgttgcccaggctggggtacagtggtgagatcttgggttactgcagcctcaacctcctgggctcaagcaatcctcccacctcagcctccttagtagtgcTGACaccagtgtgtgccaccacacccagataatttttagtttttttttttttttgtagagatggaggggtcttgctatgttgcccagactggttttgaactcctggcctggggtgatcctcccaccatggcctcccaaagcactgagagttcaggtgtgcgccaccacacccaaccaccAACCACTACCACTATTAAGGTTAAGCTCATAAAGCTTTTTTGAGTGCTTAATCAAACATACATGGTAGTATTGTTTTATAAAGACTTGTGTTTTTCTGATATGTCCTTTTTTGACCTAACTTTTAAGTCAGTTCAAATagagataacttttttttaagggagaaaataaatgaataaaaacccgagaaacaaacaaacaaaaaaaaaaacaaagactgagTGGATGGTAGCCAAGAGGGAAGAGAG harbors:
- the RIOX1 gene encoding ribosomal oxygenase 1; amino-acid sequence: MDGLQASAGPLRRGRPRRRRKPQPHSGSVLALPLRPRKIRKQLRSVVSRMAALRTQTLPSEDSEDSRVESTADDLGDALPGGAAVAAVPDAARREPYGHLGPAELLEASPAARSLQTPPARLVPASAPPARLVEVPAAPVRVVETSALLCTAQHLAAVQSSGAPATASGPQVDNTGGEPAWDSPLRRVLAELNRIPSSRRRAARLFEWLIAPMPPDHFYRRLWEREAVLVRRQDHTYYQGLFSTADLDSMLRNEEVQFGQHLDAARYINGRRETLNPPGRALPAAAWSLYQAGCSLRLLCPQAFSTTVWQFLAVLQEQFGSMAGSNVYLTPPNSQGFAPHYDDIEAFVLQLEGRKLWRVYRPRVPTEELALTSSPNLSQDDLGEPVLQTVLEPGDLLYFPRGFIHQAECQDGVHSLHLTLSTYQRNTWGDFLEAILPLAVQAAMEENVEFRRGLPRDFMDYMGAQHSDSKDPRRTAFMEKVRVLVARLGHFAPVDAVADQRAKDFIHDSLPPVLTDRERALSVYGLPIRWEAGEPVNVGAQLTTETEVHMLQDGIARLVGEGGHLFLYYTVENSRVYHLEEPKCLEIYPQQADAMELLLRSYPEFVRVGDLPCDSVEDQLSLATMLYDKGLLLTKMPLALN